In one window of Bacillota bacterium DNA:
- a CDS encoding RtcB family protein: MLEIKGKYNIAKVFTDNIETEAESQIMELCNQEFVKGSVIRIMPDVHAGIGCTIGTTMTIEGKVVPNLVGVDIGCGMEVIKLGQKEIDLEKLDRLIHNFIPSGFSIRKTPHSYLKYVQIDRLICKDHVDMQRARLSIGTLGGGNHFIEVNKSKDSSLYFVVHSGSRHLGKQVCEHYQRLASKSQPHLPRQLAYLEGENFNSYLHDMKLVQEYAVYNRKAIVDEIVTKMEFDVEEQFTTIHNYINLNDMILRKGAISACKGEKVLIPINMRDGSLICIGKGNKDWNYSAPHGAGRIMSRRKAKETISLNEFKETMKGIFSTTVSRETLDECALAYKPMEEIIENIQDTVEILDIIRPIYNFKASE; the protein is encoded by the coding sequence ATGCTCGAAATAAAAGGCAAATACAATATAGCAAAGGTGTTTACCGACAATATTGAAACTGAGGCAGAATCTCAGATAATGGAGCTATGCAATCAGGAGTTTGTAAAGGGTAGTGTTATAAGAATAATGCCTGATGTCCATGCAGGGATTGGGTGTACAATAGGTACAACGATGACAATAGAGGGTAAAGTTGTGCCAAACCTTGTTGGAGTGGATATTGGTTGCGGTATGGAGGTTATAAAGCTAGGACAAAAGGAGATTGACCTTGAAAAGCTGGATAGACTAATTCATAACTTTATACCTTCAGGCTTTAGCATTAGAAAAACTCCTCATAGTTATTTAAAATATGTTCAGATTGATAGACTTATATGTAAAGACCATGTGGATATGCAAAGAGCAAGGCTTAGCATAGGTACACTTGGGGGAGGAAACCATTTTATTGAGGTTAATAAGAGTAAGGACAGCAGTTTATATTTTGTAGTCCATTCCGGCAGCAGGCATTTAGGAAAACAGGTTTGTGAGCATTATCAGAGGCTGGCTTCAAAAAGTCAACCTCATTTACCCCGTCAATTAGCTTACTTGGAAGGAGAAAATTTCAATAGTTATCTTCACGACATGAAACTGGTTCAGGAATATGCAGTATATAACCGGAAAGCCATAGTAGATGAGATAGTTACAAAGATGGAATTTGATGTTGAAGAACAGTTTACTACTATACACAACTATATTAACCTTAACGATATGATTTTACGTAAAGGAGCCATATCTGCCTGCAAAGGGGAGAAAGTGCTTATCCCTATTAATATGAGGGATGGAAGCCTGATTTGTATTGGAAAGGGTAATAAAGATTGGAATTACTCAGCTCCCCACGGTGCAGGAAGGATAATGAGCAGGAGAAAAGCAAAAGAAACAATAAGCCTCAATGAGTTTAAGGAGACTATGAAAGGTATATTTTCTACTACCGTCAGCAGGGAAACACTGGATGAATGTGCCCTTGCCTACAAACCAATGGAGGAGATAATTGAAAATATACAGGATACAGTTGAAATACTTGATATTATAAGACCTATATATAATTTTAAAGCGAGTGAGTGA
- a CDS encoding phosphoglucosamine mutase translates to MGKLFGTDGVRGVANEDLTAELAYKLGQAGAYVLTAETKHIPKILVGMDTRVSGHMLKSALVAGICSVGAEAVCLGVLPTPAIAYLTRYYGADAGVVISASHNPFEFNGIKFFDGRGYKLKDSIEERIESIILDGNEELPKPTGREIGRKSIKESALEDYIVFLNSTVDVSLKGLKIALDCANGAAWKVAPEVMQRLGAEVYIINNNPDGTNINKGCGSTHYNGIKKFVKECGADIGLAFDGDADRVIAADERGNIVDGDQIIAITGLQMKKEGRLAQNTIVITVMTNMGFDVMAKREGINIVKTKVGDRYVLEEMLNNGYNLGGEQSGHVIFLEHNTTGDGIITALQLLRVMKITGKPLSELASVMQVFPQVLKNAKVQNENKYKYLEDKIIADMCRHLEEEFNGEGRVLIRPSGTEPLIRVMIEGQDINYITKKAEDLVEVIEARLG, encoded by the coding sequence ATGGGGAAGCTTTTTGGTACTGATGGAGTTAGAGGAGTTGCAAATGAGGATTTAACGGCAGAATTAGCCTATAAATTAGGGCAAGCAGGTGCCTATGTATTAACTGCGGAAACAAAACATATTCCCAAAATATTGGTAGGCATGGATACGAGAGTATCCGGCCACATGCTGAAATCCGCATTAGTGGCTGGAATTTGTTCAGTGGGAGCAGAGGCTGTTTGTCTTGGCGTACTCCCAACACCTGCCATAGCTTATCTTACAAGGTATTATGGCGCAGATGCGGGAGTAGTTATATCTGCTTCTCATAATCCTTTTGAATTTAACGGAATAAAGTTTTTCGACGGAAGAGGTTACAAGCTTAAGGATTCTATTGAAGAAAGGATTGAAAGCATAATATTGGACGGGAATGAAGAACTGCCTAAACCTACGGGAAGGGAAATTGGGAGAAAAAGCATAAAGGAGAGTGCTCTTGAAGACTATATTGTTTTTCTAAATAGTACTGTAGATGTGAGCCTTAAGGGTTTGAAAATTGCATTGGATTGTGCAAATGGTGCGGCCTGGAAAGTAGCGCCGGAAGTAATGCAAAGGCTCGGAGCAGAGGTGTACATAATAAATAATAATCCTGATGGGACAAACATAAATAAAGGGTGCGGTTCCACCCATTATAATGGCATTAAGAAGTTTGTAAAAGAGTGTGGAGCAGATATAGGCTTGGCCTTCGACGGTGATGCAGACAGAGTGATTGCTGCAGATGAAAGAGGTAATATAGTGGACGGAGACCAGATAATAGCTATAACAGGACTGCAGATGAAAAAAGAAGGCAGGCTTGCCCAAAATACCATCGTTATTACAGTTATGACCAATATGGGTTTTGATGTAATGGCAAAAAGGGAAGGAATAAATATTGTAAAAACTAAAGTGGGAGATAGGTATGTACTGGAAGAAATGCTGAATAACGGATATAACCTGGGGGGAGAACAGTCAGGCCATGTAATTTTCCTTGAGCATAATACTACGGGGGATGGTATTATAACTGCTCTTCAGCTGCTCAGGGTAATGAAAATAACAGGCAAGCCACTCTCAGAACTTGCCTCTGTAATGCAGGTATTTCCCCAGGTTTTGAAAAATGCAAAAGTTCAAAATGAGAATAAGTATAAATATTTGGAAGATAAAATAATAGCAGATATGTGCAGGCACCTGGAAGAGGAATTTAATGGAGAGGGACGTGTATTGATAAGACCTTCAGGAACCGAGCCTTTAATAAGGGTTATGATAGAAGGACAGGACATCAACTACATAACCAAGAAAGCTGAGGATTTGGTGGAGGTAATTGAGGCCAGGCTTGGGTAG
- a CDS encoding TIGR00159 family protein: protein MDFIYKINIKDLFNNFAGYVGITGPLSVIRAIVDIGLVTYVIYKVIILVRETRAWQLIKGIIFILIAAELSKLLKLNTIAYILSNTVSILALAMVVLFQPELRRGLEQIGRSRFRDFFSLEDDSNRVKTTAMIEDIVKACMELSRTFTGALIVVERETRIGEIIKTGVQLEANVTWELIINIFSPNTPLHDGAIVIRDNKIKAASCFLPLTDNPNLSKELGTRHRAALGITEVSDSIAIVVSEESGKISFALNGGLTRNLTPDTLRKALNKNLLERGSVNKRLSLWKVKNK, encoded by the coding sequence TTGGACTTTATTTATAAAATTAATATAAAAGACCTGTTTAATAATTTTGCCGGTTATGTAGGGATTACCGGGCCCTTATCCGTAATCAGGGCTATTGTGGATATAGGCCTTGTTACATATGTGATCTATAAAGTTATTATATTGGTAAGAGAGACAAGGGCATGGCAGCTTATTAAAGGTATTATTTTTATCTTGATAGCTGCAGAACTCAGTAAACTCTTAAAATTGAACACAATAGCATATATTTTAAGTAATACTGTATCTATACTTGCCCTTGCCATGGTGGTTCTCTTCCAGCCTGAACTAAGAAGGGGCCTTGAGCAAATAGGAAGGAGCCGGTTTAGAGATTTCTTCAGCCTGGAAGATGACAGTAACCGGGTGAAAACCACCGCAATGATAGAAGATATAGTGAAAGCTTGCATGGAACTATCCAGGACCTTCACGGGCGCACTTATTGTTGTGGAAAGGGAAACCAGAATAGGGGAGATAATAAAAACGGGAGTACAACTGGAGGCTAATGTAACATGGGAGCTTATTATTAATATTTTTAGTCCCAACACGCCTCTGCATGACGGAGCTATCGTTATAAGAGATAATAAAATAAAAGCAGCATCCTGTTTTTTACCTTTAACGGATAATCCCAATTTGAGCAAAGAGCTAGGGACCAGGCACAGGGCTGCTCTTGGGATAACAGAAGTATCTGATTCTATTGCAATTGTTGTATCGGAAGAATCAGGGAAAATATCTTTTGCGCTAAATGGAGGGCTTACCAGAAACTTAACGCCGGATACCTTGAGAAAAGCTTTAAATAAAAACCTTTTGGAAAGAGGCAGCGTTAATAAAAGATTGTCTTTATGGAAGGTGAAGAATAAGTGA
- the amrS gene encoding AmmeMemoRadiSam system radical SAM enzyme, translating into MSKQAMYYTKFENGKVQCFLCPHNCVISPGRLGVCRARKNIDGELYSLNYGKVTSIALDPIEKKPLYRFHPNKLILSAGTFGCNLKCSFCQNWIIAHDISHDGPGTIEITPQQLVREAEKYIRHGNIGIAYTYNEPSIWYEFVYETSKLAKERGLANVLVTNGFISRRPLEDLLPFIDAMNIDVKAFNPSFYKEICKGSLDNVKETVEIAARECHVEITTLVIPGLNDSREEIEALAKWLASISPEITLHLSRYFPNYKMEDRAPTPLKTLENLRDGAMKYLKYVYLGNVR; encoded by the coding sequence ATGAGTAAACAGGCAATGTATTATACTAAATTTGAAAATGGGAAGGTGCAGTGTTTCTTATGCCCCCATAATTGTGTTATTAGTCCGGGGAGATTGGGAGTGTGTAGGGCGCGTAAGAATATTGACGGGGAGTTGTATTCCCTGAATTACGGCAAGGTGACTTCTATAGCTTTGGATCCTATAGAAAAGAAACCTCTTTATAGGTTTCATCCAAATAAGCTTATTTTGTCGGCAGGTACTTTTGGGTGCAACCTAAAGTGTTCTTTTTGCCAGAATTGGATTATAGCCCATGATATATCCCATGACGGGCCCGGCACCATTGAAATTACACCCCAGCAACTTGTAAGGGAGGCTGAAAAGTATATACGGCATGGCAATATTGGTATAGCCTATACTTACAATGAACCGTCAATATGGTATGAGTTTGTGTATGAGACCTCCAAATTGGCTAAGGAAAGAGGTTTGGCAAATGTGCTTGTAACTAATGGTTTTATCAGCAGGAGACCGCTAGAAGACCTTCTGCCCTTCATAGATGCAATGAATATTGATGTGAAGGCATTTAACCCTTCTTTTTATAAAGAAATATGCAAAGGCTCTTTGGACAATGTCAAGGAGACAGTGGAGATTGCTGCAAGAGAATGCCATGTGGAGATTACAACCCTGGTGATACCCGGACTCAATGATTCTAGAGAGGAGATTGAAGCGCTGGCCAAGTGGCTTGCTTCCATTTCTCCTGAAATAACCCTCCATTTGTCCAGATATTTTCCAAATTATAAGATGGAGGATAGAGCACCTACTCCCCTTAAGACTCTTGAGAATTTAAGGGATGGGGCTATGAAATACTTAAAGTATGTATATCTTGGTAATGTGAGGTGA
- the amrA gene encoding AmmeMemoRadiSam system protein A encodes MGRIVNAYIFPHPPVIVPEVGRGREVEVQKTIDAFKKASKEIKEDNPGTIIVITPHGPFFRDFIYINDTEKTIKGDLGRFGAPGVSLKFENDLSLVQRLLENALQSGIKAGGMKNEFIKRMLRFPVNLDHGAIVPLYYINKEVKGFKLVHISVADLPYKELYKFGQCIGKAVAETNGTNGRTVIVASGDLSHSLTWDAPCGYNEKGEVFDKLITEYISKGDIESIVNFDRDLAEEAAECGLRSFIIMLGALKGYCLYPEVYSYEGPFGVGYMVAKIKLDCDPYVSLARLALEAYVKEGKVIKPPEDTPREMFENRAGTFVSIKKEGFLRGCIGTIYPTRKNIAEEIIHNAISAGTRDPRFTPINENELDYLVYSVDILKEPEPIDSIQDLDVYKYGVIVRSGGRTGLLLPNIEGVDTPEEQVFIALQKAGIKPNEKYTMERFEVIRHKVE; translated from the coding sequence ATGGGAAGGATAGTAAATGCATATATTTTCCCTCATCCCCCCGTAATTGTTCCGGAGGTGGGAAGAGGGAGGGAGGTTGAAGTCCAAAAAACCATAGACGCATTTAAAAAGGCTTCAAAGGAAATAAAGGAAGACAATCCTGGTACAATTATTGTAATAACACCTCATGGACCTTTCTTTAGAGATTTTATATATATTAATGACACTGAAAAGACTATAAAAGGTGATCTGGGAAGGTTTGGAGCACCTGGAGTAAGCTTAAAGTTTGAAAACGATCTCTCTCTTGTCCAAAGGCTATTGGAAAACGCCCTACAGAGCGGAATAAAGGCTGGAGGCATGAAAAACGAATTTATAAAAAGGATGTTGAGATTTCCTGTTAACCTGGACCATGGCGCTATTGTTCCCCTTTATTATATTAATAAAGAGGTTAAGGGTTTTAAGCTTGTTCATATTTCAGTTGCGGATTTGCCTTATAAAGAACTTTACAAATTTGGTCAGTGTATAGGGAAAGCGGTGGCTGAAACAAATGGAACAAACGGGAGGACGGTAATTGTTGCAAGTGGAGACTTGTCCCACAGTTTGACCTGGGATGCTCCTTGCGGTTATAATGAAAAGGGAGAGGTTTTCGATAAATTGATTACAGAATATATCTCTAAAGGAGATATTGAAAGCATTGTTAATTTTGACAGGGATTTAGCCGAAGAAGCGGCAGAGTGCGGTTTAAGGTCTTTTATAATTATGCTGGGTGCTTTAAAGGGCTATTGTTTATATCCGGAGGTATATTCTTATGAGGGGCCTTTCGGAGTAGGTTATATGGTTGCAAAAATTAAACTTGATTGCGATCCTTATGTATCTTTGGCGAGGCTTGCATTAGAAGCATACGTCAAAGAAGGCAAAGTAATAAAACCCCCGGAAGATACACCCCGGGAGATGTTTGAGAATAGGGCCGGCACTTTTGTATCAATAAAAAAAGAAGGCTTTTTAAGGGGCTGTATTGGCACTATTTATCCTACAAGAAAAAATATTGCTGAAGAAATTATTCATAATGCAATAAGTGCAGGTACAAGAGACCCCCGTTTTACTCCCATTAATGAGAATGAGTTAGACTACCTTGTATATTCTGTTGATATATTGAAGGAACCTGAACCTATCGATTCAATCCAGGATTTAGATGTATATAAGTATGGCGTAATTGTAAGGTCTGGCGGAAGAACAGGGCTTCTCCTTCCAAATATTGAAGGAGTTGATACACCTGAAGAACAAGTTTTTATAGCCCTTCAAAAAGCAGGGATCAAGCCCAATGAAAAGTATACCATGGAAAGATTTGAAGTAATACGCCATAAGGTGGAGTAG
- a CDS encoding S-layer homology domain-containing protein, with protein sequence MKIKKIIVAVIIAALMATQLFAPAVFANVADVENALNELKELSDDNKGLLLQNIWDFAVAKIGDGQAITVEAVYDAIVANLGAVGKGHLIVPQQIPGDGAIGEDSVKILIQKLINNKEIIVHYYNIYEGNITKPVVKQILGLPPDATEGQVYRALLPYSVPVLTMEGGVFVRNGNVSAAIARKLGTNQELFEVLLGDINSKIDEMVVKIESKIGEFGLTRDDVIYALEIYDLYEEDPSNPVVASTSPSNGATGVSTGVSIRITYSKDIFENKETGSTYGNITLKAGSTALAINKSISGNTLTITPQSALAYSTTYTVTIPEGAVTDEVLRPAGGCTFSFTTGSESVYIPPSTPSEGEKPTEPEPPVEPSEEEKEIGDIIAEINEEEIKAATGEELDKLTENLTGNLERAVELIGGIDSPEAALELAKTLIEKSAVMVGKLEESGKALAADAFANTLNNVANAVLKKVATFKVEISTGADVIKGQVKLGDVGAGELVDAGTRKMLKDIVFMAQELTALLENNGVESRVKPVLYVDAVSGAEGASNVDVSVPSGLLMAMEEEGIAEMVVMTDVAAMKIPTGSVKLEKDESVTITTAKLGKEQLSDSVKKAVGDAPVYKLAINVNGKKAELKEKVQVTIPYTPKAGEDTEKITVFYVSEEGKLENVIGVYDEKTGTIVFDAEHFSNYTVKLNDVKFKDVGDKFWAARYIEVMASKGVIKGVGAEMFKPANNVTRAEFVAMIVRAFKLFDEDAENPFKDVKETDWFYPEVVSGAKAGIIKGRPGGIFAPNDKITREEMATIVSNVLIQVLGKKPSEKPADYLKTYVDSDKIANYAKDTVAMSTRYGIFGGRPDGTFAPKDNADRAESSKVIYMLFYMK encoded by the coding sequence ATGAAGATTAAGAAAATTATTGTTGCTGTAATAATTGCAGCGCTTATGGCAACCCAGTTGTTTGCGCCGGCAGTATTTGCCAATGTTGCCGATGTAGAAAATGCATTGAATGAATTAAAGGAACTAAGCGATGATAATAAAGGCTTGCTGCTCCAGAATATCTGGGATTTTGCAGTAGCCAAAATCGGTGATGGGCAAGCTATCACGGTTGAGGCAGTGTATGATGCAATTGTGGCGAATTTGGGAGCCGTAGGCAAGGGACATCTTATTGTACCGCAACAGATACCGGGCGATGGCGCCATAGGGGAAGATTCCGTCAAGATATTGATACAAAAGCTTATAAATAACAAGGAAATAATTGTCCACTATTATAATATTTATGAGGGCAATATTACTAAACCAGTGGTAAAACAAATATTGGGTCTTCCGCCTGATGCAACTGAGGGCCAGGTATACAGGGCATTGTTGCCGTATTCTGTGCCGGTGCTTACCATGGAAGGCGGAGTATTTGTAAGGAATGGTAATGTTTCTGCGGCTATTGCGCGGAAGCTTGGTACTAATCAAGAACTATTCGAAGTTTTACTAGGGGATATTAATTCAAAAATTGACGAGATGGTTGTAAAGATAGAGAGTAAAATAGGTGAATTCGGGCTTACAAGGGATGATGTTATATATGCCCTTGAAATTTATGACTTGTACGAGGAAGACCCTTCAAACCCTGTTGTGGCTTCAACAAGCCCTTCCAATGGGGCAACGGGTGTTTCGACAGGGGTATCAATAAGAATAACGTATAGTAAAGACATATTTGAAAACAAGGAGACGGGCAGCACATATGGCAATATTACCCTGAAAGCAGGCAGTACCGCGTTAGCAATAAATAAGAGCATATCAGGTAATACCCTTACCATCACTCCCCAGTCAGCGCTTGCATATTCAACTACATATACGGTCACTATACCGGAAGGGGCTGTAACCGATGAAGTGTTGCGGCCGGCAGGAGGATGTACTTTCAGCTTTACTACCGGAAGTGAAAGTGTTTACATACCCCCCAGCACGCCGTCCGAAGGAGAAAAACCGACTGAGCCTGAGCCTCCTGTAGAACCGAGTGAAGAGGAAAAAGAGATAGGGGATATAATTGCAGAGATTAACGAAGAAGAGATTAAGGCTGCTACGGGAGAGGAACTGGATAAATTAACAGAAAATCTAACTGGAAACCTGGAGAGGGCTGTTGAACTTATAGGAGGTATTGATAGTCCCGAAGCCGCCCTTGAATTGGCAAAGACATTAATAGAGAAATCGGCAGTTATGGTTGGAAAGCTTGAAGAGTCGGGGAAAGCACTTGCAGCTGATGCGTTTGCTAATACTTTAAATAATGTAGCAAATGCTGTACTGAAAAAAGTGGCAACCTTCAAAGTTGAAATTAGTACAGGAGCTGATGTTATAAAAGGACAAGTAAAACTTGGAGATGTCGGAGCGGGAGAACTGGTTGACGCCGGTACACGTAAAATGTTGAAAGATATCGTATTTATGGCACAGGAGTTAACGGCCCTGTTGGAGAACAACGGTGTTGAATCCCGCGTTAAACCGGTCCTTTATGTTGATGCCGTATCAGGTGCGGAAGGTGCCAGCAATGTTGATGTTTCCGTACCGTCAGGGCTGCTTATGGCTATGGAAGAGGAAGGCATTGCAGAAATGGTAGTAATGACGGATGTTGCTGCAATGAAAATTCCAACCGGTTCCGTCAAGCTGGAGAAAGATGAGAGCGTAACTATCACAACTGCGAAACTTGGTAAAGAGCAATTATCAGATTCCGTTAAAAAAGCCGTGGGAGATGCGCCGGTATATAAGTTGGCCATTAACGTAAATGGAAAAAAAGCTGAGCTTAAGGAAAAGGTCCAGGTGACCATACCTTATACTCCTAAAGCTGGGGAAGACACGGAAAAGATAACAGTTTTCTATGTGAGTGAAGAAGGAAAGCTTGAGAATGTAATTGGCGTATACGACGAAAAAACCGGTACAATCGTATTTGATGCAGAGCACTTTAGCAACTATACAGTAAAACTCAATGATGTTAAGTTCAAGGATGTAGGGGATAAGTTCTGGGCAGCAAGGTATATCGAAGTCATGGCTTCAAAAGGTGTAATTAAAGGAGTCGGGGCGGAAATGTTCAAACCCGCGAACAATGTTACCAGGGCGGAATTCGTGGCAATGATTGTAAGGGCATTCAAACTCTTTGACGAAGATGCAGAGAACCCGTTCAAGGATGTAAAGGAAACAGACTGGTTCTATCCTGAAGTAGTGTCGGGTGCCAAAGCCGGTATCATTAAGGGAAGGCCTGGAGGGATATTCGCACCCAATGACAAGATTACCAGGGAGGAAATGGCTACAATAGTGTCCAATGTACTTATCCAAGTGTTGGGCAAAAAGCCTTCCGAAAAACCCGCGGATTACCTTAAGACATATGTTGACAGTGACAAGATTGCCAATTATGCTAAAGACACTGTTGCCATGTCAACAAGGTACGGGATATTCGGAGGAAGGCCGGACGGTACTTTTGCACCAAAAGACAATGCAGACAGGGCTGAATCCTCGAAGGTTATCTATATGTTGTTCTATATGAAATAA